A window of the Brassica oleracea var. oleracea cultivar TO1000 chromosome C1, BOL, whole genome shotgun sequence genome harbors these coding sequences:
- the LOC106312677 gene encoding VAN3-binding protein, translating to MERGGFYPDWKDTSSSLFGSENMEEELEEELFSSIPQPQTPKEPMEFLSRSWSLSTSEIAKALALKHRQQQEQRCVAQNNTHVLFPDAAAAAAHPLMTGKIMNSFGTRRAGTLSKWFHHHREHSSSSNTTNYLKKKDKARVENAHVHSAVSIAALAAGVASVTSASNCKGSSSKMTLALGSATELLASHCVEMAERAGADHARVASTVRSSVDIHSPGDLMTLTAAAATALRGEAALKARQPKEARKNAAITPFERSFSNSHWPANFQFRLEEPNLPLEGELMQCARNGVQRTKRVCVYINKKSQVIIKLKSKHVGGAFSKKIKCIVYGVCDEKSAWPYRKERENSEEVYFGLKTGQGLLEFKCKSKVHKQRWVDGVESLLRQVNCFEAAKCSLGSLSLTNHR from the exons ATGGAACGTGGTGGGTTTTATCCAGATTGGAAGGATACTTCTTCTTCCTTGTTTGGATCAGAGAACATGGAGGAAGAGCTGGAAGAAGAGCTTTTCTCATCTATTCCACAGCCTCAGACACCAAAAGAGCCTATGGAGTTTCTGTCAAGATCTTGGAGTCTCTCTACCTCTGAAATCGCAAAAGCACTTGCACTGAAACATAGACAACAACAAGAACAGCGTTGTGTTGCACAAAACAACACTCATGTTCTGTTCCCTGATGCTGCTGCTGCTGCTGCACATCCACTCATG ACTGGGAAGATTATGAACTCGTTTGGCACACGTAGAGCAGGGACACTATCCAAATGGTTTCACCACCACAGGGAACATAGCAGCAGTAGCAACACCACCAACTATCTCAAGAAGAAAGACAAGGCGCGTGTTGAGAACGCTCACGTGCACTCTGCAGTATCTATAGCAGCTCTAGCTGCAGGTGTAGCCTCGGTGACATCCGCAAGCAATTGCAAAGGGTCAAGCTCCAAGATGACTCTGGCTTTAGGCTCAGCCACAGAACTGTTGGCTTCACACTGTGTTGAGATGGCTGAGCGAGCCGGTGCTGACCATGCACGTGTTGCTTCCACGGTTAGGTCATCTGTTGACATCCACAGCCCCGGTGATCTCATGACTCTTACAGCCGCTGCTGCAACGG CTTTAAGAGGAGAAGCGGCTCTGAAGGCGAGACAGCCAAAGGAAGCAAGGAAAAACGCAGCTATTACACCTTTCGAGAGAAGCTTCTCCAACTCTCATTGGCCTGCAAACTTTCAGTTTAGATTGGAAGAACCAAATCTTCCACTTGAAGGCGAACTGATGCAATGCGCGCGAAATG GAGTGCAGAGAACTAAGCGTGTATGTGTCTATATCAACAAGAAGTCTCAG GTTATAATCAAGCTCAAAAGCAAACATGTTGGAGGTGCATTCTCAAAGAAGATCAAAT GCATTGTCTATGGAGTCTGCGACGAGAAATCAGCTTGGCCTTACAGGAAAGAGAGGGAAAACTCAGAGGAAGTCTACTTTGGTCTGAAAACCGGACAAGGCCTTTTGGAGTTCAAGTGCAAGAGCAAAGTTCACAAGCAGAGATGGGTTGATGGGGTAGAGTCTCTTCTCCGCCAAGTAAACTGCTTTGAGGCTGCCAAGTGCTCGCTGGGATCTCTAAGTCTCACCAATCACAGATGA
- the LOC106312694 gene encoding probable aquaporin TIP2-2 has translation MVKIAIGSLGDSFSVASLKAYLSEFIATLLFVFAGVGSAIAFGKLTSNAALDPAGLVAVAVAHAFALFVGVSIAANISGGHLNPAVTLGLAVGGNITVITSFFYWIAQCLGSIVACLLLVFVTIGESVPTHGVAAGLGAVEGIVMEIVVTFALVYTVYATAADPKKGSLGTIAPIAIGFIVGANILAAGPFSGGSMNPARSFGPAVVSGDFSQIWIYWVGPLVGGALAGLIYGDVFIGSYAPAPTTESYP, from the exons ATGGTGAAGATTGCAATTGGAAGCTTGGGTGATTCCTTCAGCGTTGCGTCTCTAAAGGCTTACTTATCTGAGTTTATCGCAACTCTTCTCTTCGTGTTTGCCGGCGTTGGCTCTGCTATTGCTTTTGGCAAACTAACATCCAATGCGGCCTTGGACCCAGCTGGTCTTGTCGCTGTGGCTGTGGCTCACGCCTTTGCCCTTTTCGTCGGTGTGTCCATAGCCGCCAACATCTCCGGCGGACACCTTAACCCCGCCGTGACTCTCGGCCTCGCAGTCGGTGGTAACATCACTGTCATCACCAGTTTCTTCTACTGGATAGCTCAGTGCCTTGGGTCAATCGTCGCTTGTCTCCTCCTAGTCTTTGTTACTATTGGCGAG AGCGTACCGACCCATGGAGTAGCAGCCGGTTTAGGAGCGGTTGAAGGAATAGTGATGGAGATTGTGGTGACTTTTGCTCTGGTCTACACAGTTTACGCCACCGCAGCTGATCCGAAGAAGGGATCGCTTGGAACCATTGCTCCTATTGCCATCGGTTTCATCGTTGGTGCCAACATCCTTGCCGCCGGTCCATTCAGCGGAGGCTCTATGAACCCGGCCAGGTCATTTGGACCAGCTGTTGTTAGTGGTGATTTCTCTCAGATATGGATATACTGGGTAGGCCCACTTGTAGGTGGTGCACTAGCTGGACTCATCTATGGTGACGTCTTCATCGGATCCTACGCACCGGCTCCGACCACAGAAAGCTACCCTTGA
- the LOC106312685 gene encoding formyltetrahydrofolate deformylase 2, mitochondrial has product MMMMMMIRRVSTTSSPSATAFGSFMKWSFKSSHFHGESLDSSVSPLLIPGVHVFHCPDVVGIVAKLSDCIAAKGGNILGYDVFVPENKNVFYSRSEFIFDPVKWPRSQMGEDFETIARKFNAMSSVVRVPSLDPKYKIALLLSKQDHCLVEMLHKWQDGKLPVDITCVISNHERAPNTHIMRFLQRHGISYHYLPTTDQNKIEEEILELVKDTDFIVLARYMQVLSGNFLKGYGKDVINIHHGLLPSFKGRSPAKQAFDAGVKLIGATTHFVTEELDSGPIIEQMVERVSHRDNLRSFVQKSEDLEKKCLMKAIKSYCELRILPYGTYKTVVF; this is encoded by the exons ATGATGATGATGATGATGATACGAAGGGTCTCAACAACCTCATCTCCCTCGGCCACAGCATTCGGATCATTTATGAAATGGTCCTTCAAATCTTCTCATTTTCACGGCGAGTCCCTCGATTCCTCCGTATCTCCCCTTCTCATCCCGGGCGTCCACGTCTTCCATTGTCCG GATGTGGTCGGGATTGTAGCGAAACTATCAGATTGTATTGCTGCAAAAGGAGGCAACATTCTTGGTTACGATGTGTTTGTTCCTGAGAACAAGAACGTCTTCTACTCTCGAAG CGAGTTTATTTTTGATCCAGTTAAATGGCCAAGGAGTCAGATGGGTGAAGATTTCGAAACTATTGCCAGAAAATTCAATGCTATGAGCTCGGTTGTACGAGTGCCCTCTTTAGACCCCAAGTACAAGATTGCTCTTTTACTCTCAAAACAG GATCATTGTCTGGTTGAAATGTTACATAAATGGCAGGACGGGAAACTTCCCGTCGATATAACATGTGTCATTAG TAATCATGAAAGAGCTCCAAACACACACATTATGCGCTTTCTCCAGAGGCATGGCATCTCTTATCATTATTTGCCAACAACCGATCAGAACAAGATAGAGGAGGAGATTTTGGAGTTGGTCAAGGATACTGATTTTATAGTTCTCGCTAGATACATGCAG GTACTGTCTGGTAACTTCTTGAAAGGTTATGGAAAAGATGTTATCAACATACATCATGGCCTCTTACCATCATTCAAGGGGAGAAGCCCCGCAAAACAG GCATTTGATGCAGGTGTGAAGCTAATCGGTGCAACGACTCACTTTGTTACAGAGGAACTTGATTCAGGTCCTATCATTGAACAAATG GTTGAGAGAGTTTCCCACAGAGACAACTTGAGGAGCTTTGTCCAAAAATCAGAGGACCTCGAGAAGAAGTGCCTAATGAAAGCTATAAAATCTTACTGCGAACTGCGAATATTGCCTTATGGTACATATAAGACTGTAGTATTCTGA